A stretch of the Panicum virgatum strain AP13 chromosome 9N, P.virgatum_v5, whole genome shotgun sequence genome encodes the following:
- the LOC120689820 gene encoding alpha-galactosidase-like → MARGPSTPSLLLALLVAAAAAVTASEASRAPAAIGNWTEELRGAVRRARHGRGYAWRSRSRRRTFENGLGRTPQMGWNSWNHFGCGINEDLIKQTADALVNTGLAKLGYEYVNIDDCWAESDRDYQGNFVANRQTFPSGIKALADYVHAKGLKLGIYSDAGTRTCSQKMPGSLDHEEQDVKTFSSWGIDYLKYDNCNDAGRSVMERYTKMSNAMKTYGKNIFFSLCEWGRENPATWAGSMGNSWRTTDDIADNWGSMTSRADQNDRWASYAGPGGWNDPDMLEVGNGGMSEAEYRSHFSIWALAKAPLLIGCDVRSMSQQTKDILSNWEVIAVNQDSLGVQGKKVQSNNGLEVWAGPLSNNRKAVVLWNRQGYQATITAQWSSIGLASSTAVTARDLWAHSSFSAQGQLSASVAPHDCKMYVLTPK, encoded by the exons ATGGCGCGCGGCCCGAGCACCCCGTCGCTGCTGCTGGCGCtcctcgtggcggcggcggcggccgtgaccGCGTCGGAGGCGTCCAGGGCCCCCGCTGCCATCGGCAACTGGACGGAGGAGCTGCGCGGCGCCGTGAGGCGGGCCCGGCACGGGCGCGGGTACGCGTGGCGCtcgcggtcgcggcggcgcacgtTCGAGAACGGCCTCGGCCGGACGCCGCAGATGGG GTGGAATAGCTGGAACCACTTCGGCTGCGGGATCAACGAGGACCTCATCAAGCAGACAG CTGATGCACTGGTCAACACTGGTCTGGCAAAACTGGGCTACGAATATGTTAATATAG ATGATTGCTGGGCAGAATCTGACAGGGACTACCAG GGTAACTTTGTTGCAAATAGACAAACCTTCCCCTCTGGCATCAAGGCACTAGCGGATTATGTGCATGCAAAAGGGCTGAAGCTTGGAATCTACAGTGATGCTGG GACACGGACGTGCAGTCAAAAAATGCCAGGATCACTTGATCATGAAGAGCAGGATGTAAAAACATTCTCATCTTGG GGTATTGATTATCTGAAATATGATAACTGTAATGATGCTGGCAGGAGTGTAATGGAGAG ATATACTAAAATGAGCAATGCCATGAAGACCTATGGAAAGAACATCTTCTTCTCGTTGTGTGAATG GGGAAGAGAAAATCCTGCTACCTGGGCAGGCAGCATGGGCAACAGCTGGAGAACAACTGATGATATCGCTGACAACTGGGGCAG CATGACATCTCGTGCAGACCAGAATGACCGATGGGCCTCCTATGCCGGACCTGGTGGATGGAACG ATCCTGACATGCTTGAAGTGGGCAACGGTGGTATgtctgaggcggagtaccgctCCCACTTCAGCATCTGGGCACTTGCCAAG GCTCCTCTTCTGATCGGGTGCGATGTACGCTCAATGAGCCAGCAGACGAAGGACATACTCAGCAACTGGGAAGTCATTGCTGTCAACCAAG ATAGTCTAGGCGTCCAAGGAAAGAAAGTGCAATCCAACAATGGCTTAGAG GTATGGGCTGGGCCGCTCAGCAACAACAGGAAGGCTGTGGTTCTCTGGAACCGGCAGGGCTACCAGGCAACCATCACCGCTCAATGGTCAAGCATCGGGCTCGCTTCATCCACTGCTGTCACTGCTCGCGATCTATGGGCG CATTCGTCGTTCTCAGCTCAGGGCCAATTATCAGCTTCAGTGGCACCTCATGACTGCAAGATGTATGTTCTGACGCCAAAGTAA